A part of Solicola gregarius genomic DNA contains:
- a CDS encoding non-ribosomal peptide synthetase, which produces MDALLTPVQEDRLIDLLVDPGLVPLGRAEIACPPGTPLAAVRRAWHVIGREMPATRLTVRDLGDAPATAVPAGEVAPLRVAQSVDRVAASADEAAATGGPLCTMGAIIGTEDSAGADDSAGVRILVLVYSPVALDDHAAQVVLQRATALASGDKPAPVPGAADYRAWHEAHVDRDALQKYWAIALNELDGPTPLFEESRRLPAPRRTAHYELSPGLATDLVRVARRVGVPPGWLVLLGWSVVVDRFRGGEPSAVGVLLDARPDGLTDAIGGFETTLPFVARLDRRPLQTWLVDQTAAVHRLHAAAHMTRADRNHCAGQRGTVSLFDSAVDLRPESGPTPPTPAVACTIRLESGDPNTLTATYDPDLVDDHLADQLLECLDTALTELTAEDGTTETLSLLPPEQTAAVHRHNETDADYPRNRCLHHLVEEQAASTPDAVALVFGDRTLTYAEANRRANRLAHDLIARGVRPDDIVGLCAEPSLDLVIGILGILKAGAAYAPLDPFFPRNRLDYLYHDLDCSVVLIEGKLLDLLPDDGVRNVRLDADDGLDAFAGRPEHDPAVDVHPNNLAYVMYTSGSTGRPKGVLIEHGGAVNFCWWMRERFDLRSDEAALQWTAYSFDAAVWELFWPLLIGGRAVIAPGKVHLDIDRFIDLVKDNEIATLHFVPAMLQTFLSADRAHECTSLRHVFVSGEPVPVSLLRRFHERLNADLINLYGVTEVSIDSTFYVCPRGDDLPFVRSGTPLHNTRTYVLDESMQPVPFGARGEVYIAGDSVTRGYLGRPGLAASRFVPDPFRGEGARMYRTGDIALLLPDGNVHFLGRADHQVKVRGIRIELLEVAAGMNEHDSVRESLVVPYGDGADRSLAAYVIAAGDTGIDVAELRSFLAERMPPYMVPTSVIVLDEFPLNANGKIDRSALPDPAAERVGRTAGRAPSGPIERRIAAIWCRLLELESVGADEEFFGIGGNSLIATQVIAEVRRTFDTRLSLREWLEASTIAQLADAIERHTRGEDLANEVLDQLLDDGMQVNASG; this is translated from the coding sequence ATGGACGCTTTGCTCACCCCCGTCCAAGAGGACCGCCTCATCGACCTGCTGGTTGACCCTGGCCTCGTCCCGTTGGGACGTGCAGAGATCGCCTGCCCGCCCGGCACGCCCCTCGCGGCGGTGCGACGGGCGTGGCACGTGATCGGTCGTGAAATGCCCGCGACTCGCCTGACTGTACGCGACCTGGGCGACGCGCCGGCAACGGCGGTGCCTGCCGGCGAAGTAGCACCGTTGCGGGTCGCCCAGTCCGTCGACCGGGTTGCGGCGTCCGCCGACGAGGCCGCGGCGACCGGGGGCCCGCTGTGCACCATGGGCGCGATCATCGGCACCGAGGACTCCGCAGGTGCCGACGACAGTGCCGGCGTGCGCATCCTCGTCCTCGTCTACAGTCCGGTCGCTCTCGATGACCACGCCGCCCAGGTGGTACTCCAACGCGCCACCGCACTCGCCTCCGGCGACAAACCAGCGCCGGTACCGGGCGCCGCCGACTACCGCGCATGGCACGAAGCTCACGTTGACCGCGACGCGCTTCAGAAGTACTGGGCGATCGCGCTCAACGAGCTCGACGGCCCGACCCCACTCTTCGAGGAGTCCCGGCGGCTGCCCGCGCCGCGCCGCACCGCTCACTATGAACTGTCGCCTGGTCTTGCCACCGACCTGGTCCGGGTCGCGCGCCGCGTCGGCGTGCCGCCTGGATGGCTGGTGCTACTCGGGTGGTCGGTCGTAGTCGACCGGTTCCGCGGCGGAGAGCCGTCGGCCGTCGGCGTACTGCTCGACGCGCGCCCCGACGGCCTGACCGACGCGATCGGGGGCTTCGAGACCACGCTTCCGTTCGTCGCCCGCCTCGATCGCCGCCCGCTGCAGACCTGGCTCGTCGACCAGACCGCAGCGGTCCACCGGCTCCACGCGGCCGCCCACATGACCCGCGCCGACCGCAACCACTGTGCCGGGCAGCGCGGCACAGTGAGCCTGTTCGACTCGGCTGTCGACCTGCGGCCCGAGTCCGGACCCACACCCCCGACGCCCGCAGTCGCATGCACGATTCGGCTCGAATCCGGTGATCCAAACACGCTGACGGCAACCTATGACCCCGACCTCGTCGACGACCACCTCGCCGATCAGTTGCTCGAATGCCTCGATACCGCGCTCACCGAACTCACCGCCGAGGACGGTACGACCGAGACGCTGTCACTGCTTCCACCCGAGCAGACCGCCGCGGTGCACCGGCACAACGAAACCGACGCCGACTACCCGCGCAACCGGTGCCTTCACCATCTGGTCGAGGAGCAGGCCGCCAGCACTCCCGACGCCGTCGCATTGGTCTTCGGAGATCGAACCCTCACCTACGCCGAGGCCAACCGGCGCGCCAATCGCCTCGCACACGACCTGATCGCCCGGGGCGTCCGCCCGGACGACATCGTGGGGCTGTGCGCCGAGCCGAGCCTCGACCTGGTCATTGGAATTCTCGGCATCCTGAAGGCTGGCGCGGCGTACGCGCCGCTCGACCCGTTCTTCCCACGCAACCGGCTCGACTACCTCTACCACGACCTTGACTGCTCGGTGGTGCTCATCGAGGGAAAGCTACTCGATCTGCTGCCGGACGACGGCGTACGTAACGTGCGACTCGACGCCGACGACGGATTAGACGCTTTCGCTGGACGCCCAGAGCACGATCCAGCCGTCGACGTTCACCCGAACAACCTCGCTTACGTCATGTACACCTCCGGTTCGACCGGCCGCCCGAAGGGCGTGCTGATCGAGCACGGTGGTGCGGTCAACTTCTGCTGGTGGATGCGTGAGCGCTTCGACCTACGCTCGGACGAGGCCGCACTGCAGTGGACCGCATACAGCTTCGACGCGGCGGTGTGGGAGCTGTTCTGGCCGCTGCTGATCGGCGGGCGCGCCGTGATCGCCCCTGGCAAGGTCCACCTCGACATCGATCGCTTCATCGACCTGGTCAAGGACAACGAGATCGCGACCCTGCACTTTGTGCCGGCGATGCTGCAAACCTTCCTGTCGGCCGACCGCGCGCACGAGTGCACGTCGTTGCGCCACGTATTCGTCAGCGGCGAGCCGGTTCCGGTCTCGTTGTTGCGCCGCTTCCACGAACGGCTCAACGCGGACCTGATCAATCTCTACGGCGTCACCGAGGTCTCCATCGACTCGACGTTCTACGTCTGCCCTCGCGGCGACGACCTCCCGTTCGTCCGGTCAGGCACCCCTTTGCACAACACCCGCACGTACGTGCTCGACGAGTCGATGCAGCCCGTACCGTTCGGCGCTCGAGGAGAGGTCTACATCGCCGGAGACTCGGTGACTCGCGGGTACCTCGGACGGCCCGGGCTCGCCGCATCCCGGTTCGTGCCGGACCCGTTCCGGGGAGAGGGCGCGCGGATGTATCGAACCGGCGACATCGCGCTGCTGCTCCCCGACGGCAACGTGCACTTCCTCGGCCGCGCCGACCACCAGGTGAAGGTGCGCGGCATCCGCATCGAGCTGCTCGAGGTCGCGGCCGGTATGAACGAACACGACTCGGTACGTGAATCCTTGGTCGTGCCCTACGGCGACGGTGCCGACCGCAGCCTCGCCGCGTACGTGATCGCCGCGGGAGACACAGGGATCGACGTCGCCGAGCTGCGCTCGTTCCTCGCCGAGCGGATGCCGCCGTACATGGTGCCGACCTCCGTCATCGTGTTGGACGAGTTTCCCCTCAACGCCAACGGGAAGATCGACCGATCGGCGCTGCCGGACCCTGCCGCGGAGCGCGTCGGCCGCACCGCGGGGCGCGCCCCGTCCGGACCGATCGAGCGACGCATCGCGGCGATCTGGTGCAGGCTGCTCGAGCTCGAAAGCGTCGGTGCCGACGAGGAGTTCTTCGGCATCGGCGGCAATTCGCTCATCGCCACGCAGGTGATCGCGGAAGTACGCCGCACTTTCGACACCCGTCTGTCGCTGCGTGAGTGGCTCGAGGCCAGCACCATCGCCCAGCTCGCTGATGCCATCGAACGACACACACGTGGGGAGGACCTCGCCAATGAGGTCCTCGATCAGCTGCTGGACGACGGGATGCAGGTCAATGCCTCCGGTTGA
- a CDS encoding condensation domain-containing protein, with protein MDPPQRVKAVNRLAEHGLLGTVQAPLERRDVVGSRLTHKQQALWTLDHGGRHGDFYHCGALWFAPCTPAVGLAAAFAAVAPDFDALGRGVGVGADGAPFATRVPVPTPTVIAVPTTATDPRRWVQEAVAVAAHEPIDIATEPARVLVYALPDESGAIGVVGHDLHLDEQGLWQVLGPAISAHLTGTEPVREQLRISDLADWQQRELDGGLLEFAVEAGRTAVRDTPRCPLNVRGARDGRRVHVGQGADAWAALRNRAAEHQVSSASVALSAWYRSLRTWYPALAEAPIGCCTTARMRPELRTTLGNLTNTVVVVPAADWPEMSDADLPVRVHRALTAALGTADLPFESVFADEPVQDEQIGVRFTFTENPPDEPDVLRPSPVQFGYAKSVLSGEVRVTGGVLEADVDHRAADLAPEAADNLAALLRENLGFTD; from the coding sequence ATGGACCCACCACAGCGCGTGAAGGCGGTGAACCGGCTCGCCGAACACGGCCTACTGGGCACTGTCCAAGCGCCTCTCGAACGCCGAGACGTAGTCGGGAGTCGGCTCACCCACAAGCAGCAAGCACTGTGGACGCTCGACCATGGCGGACGGCACGGCGACTTCTACCACTGTGGTGCTCTGTGGTTCGCACCGTGTACGCCCGCCGTCGGTCTCGCCGCCGCTTTCGCGGCCGTCGCGCCCGACTTCGACGCTCTCGGCCGAGGTGTCGGCGTCGGCGCGGACGGCGCACCGTTCGCCACCCGTGTCCCCGTCCCGACCCCGACGGTCATCGCAGTACCCACGACCGCGACCGACCCACGCAGGTGGGTGCAGGAAGCTGTCGCTGTCGCAGCTCACGAGCCGATCGACATCGCAACCGAGCCGGCCCGCGTCCTCGTCTACGCACTGCCCGACGAATCGGGCGCGATCGGCGTTGTAGGCCACGATCTCCACTTGGACGAGCAAGGTCTGTGGCAGGTACTCGGTCCGGCAATTTCCGCACACCTGACCGGTACTGAGCCGGTACGCGAGCAGTTGCGCATCAGCGACCTCGCCGACTGGCAGCAGCGCGAGCTGGACGGTGGCCTACTCGAATTCGCGGTCGAGGCGGGCCGAACTGCCGTCCGCGACACACCGCGTTGCCCACTCAACGTACGTGGCGCCCGTGACGGCCGACGCGTACATGTCGGCCAGGGCGCCGACGCGTGGGCTGCGCTCCGCAACAGGGCCGCCGAGCACCAGGTGTCGTCCGCCTCGGTCGCCCTCTCCGCTTGGTACCGCTCCTTGCGGACTTGGTACCCGGCATTGGCCGAGGCACCGATCGGGTGCTGCACGACTGCCCGTATGCGTCCCGAGCTGCGCACCACCCTCGGCAACCTCACCAACACGGTCGTCGTGGTGCCCGCCGCAGACTGGCCAGAGATGTCCGACGCTGACCTCCCCGTCCGGGTGCACCGCGCGCTGACTGCCGCACTCGGCACGGCCGATCTCCCGTTCGAGAGCGTTTTCGCCGACGAGCCGGTGCAGGACGAACAGATCGGTGTGCGGTTCACCTTCACGGAGAACCCCCCCGACGAGCCGGACGTACTGCGCCCGTCTCCCGTGCAGTTCGGGTACGCCAAGTCAGTGCTGTCGGGTGAGGTCCGGGTGACCGGTGGCGTCCTCGAGGCGGACGTCGATCACCGCGCCGCCGACCTCGCACCCGAAGCCGCCGACAACCTCGCGGCGCTCTTGCGCGAAAACCTCGGCTTCACCGACTGA